The nucleotide window ATCGGCGGATGCTGCGGCACAACACCGGAAACCATCCGGAAAATCCGCGCTTTGCTTTGAACCGCTTGCCATAGAAAGCAAGGCAGCCGGATATCCGGCACCGGCTGTCTTGCTGATAAATCACCTCAAACCGTGCATTCTTTCATGGTCTGGGCAACTTCCTTGTAAACATCGGAAAATCGCAGCATGCCGATGAATTCGTTTTTTTCCATGACAAAAAGGGTGTCATGCCGATTCACCACAAACAGATGAAAACATTTGGAAAGTGTGTCTTTTGCATCCACGGTCTGACCCTCGTTGGGGATCTTCACAAAATCCTTGACATGGATATCCCCGGCTTTGCGGCACAGGTCCTTGAAGGGGCTCTCCCACAGGTCATATTCTTTACGCATGCCGCTCCAGATATACTTGAGCCCGAATTTTTCCAGGGTTTTTTCCACATTCACCTGGTTGTATTTTTTTTCCAGCCCCTTGAACAGATCGATGGGGGATATTTTTCCGACAATCTGTTTTTTTTCATTTTCCACCAGCATGATCCGCTGGGTGCTTTTCCCGGATAAAAATGCTTCCTGGGCCTTTTCCAGAGCAAAAAGTGCATCGTACAAAGACGCGGTATCCGCAATTTTTGGAAATTGATCTACCGGCACCATCAAATCTTTTACTTTCATTTTTTCCATATCACCCTCCTGGTATTGATTTGTCTTGATCATTTAAAAATATAGAATAGGAAACACATCTGAAAGTCAATGAATTTTGAGATTTTCCCGCACAAAAACATCCGGTGGAACCGCTGACATATTTGTGGATCTATGGTAAAAATCATGAGACAATTAAATTTTGTTACCTGATGCCAAGCAATGGAGACCTTCATGAAAGATACCCGACTGTCCATCACTGAAAAACCGGTTGACACCCTTGACTCCGATCTGGTGGTCTATTTTGCCACCCAGCGCAAAGAAATGCCGCCTTTATGTGACACGGCTGTCAAAGCCCTGGTGAAAAACGCCCATGCACTGGGGGATTTTACCGGCAAAGCCGATGAAACACTGCTGTACTATCCTTTGGCCGGCACCCGGAC belongs to Desulfotignum phosphitoxidans DSM 13687 and includes:
- a CDS encoding CBS domain-containing protein, producing the protein MEKMKVKDLMVPVDQFPKIADTASLYDALFALEKAQEAFLSGKSTQRIMLVENEKKQIVGKISPIDLFKGLEKKYNQVNVEKTLEKFGLKYIWSGMRKEYDLWESPFKDLCRKAGDIHVKDFVKIPNEGQTVDAKDTLSKCFHLFVVNRHDTLFVMEKNEFIGMLRFSDVYKEVAQTMKECTV